A part of Myxococcus landrumus genomic DNA contains:
- a CDS encoding 4Fe-4S cluster-binding domain-containing protein, with the protein MRYELHDGRVLTWSLETHVVTHCNLRCVQCCPMSPHLPAWAVEPASLQADLTRLARVLKPNIFKLTGGEPFLHPNLPAVLDAVRASGLCEQVSITTNGLLAASASDAVYERLDRMTLSVYSSAPLPEKSLSRITERCGHHGVHLTVKRIDAFQKITPDEPLATDAEVRDVYARCWLKVRCHLVHQGRFYSCTRPPHVATVLGPSHPEMPALAEVDGVRLDAPDLLERMLGLLERDTPLATCRYCLGASGPWSPHAQLPRAPRA; encoded by the coding sequence GTGCGTTACGAGCTGCACGACGGCCGAGTCCTCACCTGGTCCCTGGAGACGCACGTCGTCACCCACTGCAACCTGCGCTGCGTGCAGTGTTGCCCCATGTCGCCGCACCTGCCCGCGTGGGCCGTGGAGCCCGCCTCGCTCCAGGCCGACCTCACACGCCTGGCGCGAGTCCTCAAGCCCAACATCTTCAAGCTCACCGGTGGAGAGCCCTTCCTCCACCCGAATCTTCCCGCCGTGCTGGACGCCGTCCGCGCCTCAGGCCTCTGCGAGCAGGTCTCCATCACCACCAACGGCCTGCTCGCCGCGAGCGCATCCGATGCCGTCTACGAGCGCCTGGACCGGATGACCTTGTCCGTCTACTCCTCCGCGCCCTTGCCGGAGAAGTCCCTCTCCCGCATCACCGAGCGTTGCGGGCACCACGGTGTCCACCTCACGGTGAAGCGCATCGACGCGTTCCAGAAAATCACGCCGGACGAGCCCCTGGCGACGGACGCCGAGGTGCGCGACGTCTACGCGCGCTGCTGGCTGAAGGTCCGCTGCCACCTGGTCCACCAGGGGCGCTTCTACTCCTGCACCCGACCACCGCACGTGGCGACGGTGCTGGGGCCCTCGCATCCGGAGATGCCCGCGCTCGCGGAGGTGGACGGTGTTCGCCTGGACGCTCCGGACTTGCTGGAGCGGATGCTGGGCCTGCTGGAGCGGGACACGCCGCTGGCGACGTGCCGCTACTGCCTGGGGGCCAGCGGCCCGTGGAGTCCGCACGCGCAGCTCCCTCGGGCACCTCGCGCCTGA
- a CDS encoding asparagine synthase-related protein translates to MSAPSGDASCPLAILPSYQSPSGEPQESVWRLLAPPLRARAAVPEEARSLGASLVGLEPTCTAAFLLHALPPGRSLFRGVGRVAPPLPGIQRDAAPPSTREDDEPARRLVSACSDVVGARVAAGARDVSLSGGVDSAVLCALAARHAPGRVRAWSMEVHFADETERRNARTVARLTGVELVDVPIPDAVLPDLFEPTVIATETPILNARVIASFAFYAAARLLGASVMLSGAGADEVLMGNPNAMASAATRIEEDRRLARTVLRAPVDNLGDTRDGMPWSLADLEVTEEVRAAAWILRELVLPPELRGARAHKLTVHTPYLDTGFSNVALALPESSLSRAGVGKWLFRQGARGLVPDEVRLARKTPRYGHTALSSPMRARWLELYRAWLSPSRLEPLEVIDPKATLAMLEHSIRMEPESPEASAVDRLLMRLCSLAMLHAHAARGSSCPES, encoded by the coding sequence GTGTCAGCACCCTCTGGCGATGCGAGCTGCCCGCTCGCCATCCTTCCGTCCTACCAGTCCCCTTCAGGTGAACCCCAGGAGTCCGTGTGGAGGTTGCTCGCGCCGCCTCTGCGCGCGAGAGCGGCGGTGCCCGAGGAAGCGAGGAGTCTCGGCGCCTCGCTCGTCGGGCTGGAGCCGACGTGTACCGCCGCGTTCCTCCTGCACGCCCTTCCACCGGGCCGAAGCCTCTTCCGAGGAGTGGGCCGCGTGGCGCCCCCTCTGCCCGGCATCCAGCGTGACGCCGCGCCGCCCTCCACCAGGGAAGACGACGAACCCGCCCGGAGGCTCGTGTCCGCGTGCTCCGACGTGGTGGGCGCACGCGTCGCGGCGGGCGCGCGGGATGTGAGCCTGAGCGGAGGCGTGGACAGCGCGGTGCTGTGTGCGTTGGCGGCCCGCCATGCCCCCGGGCGGGTTCGCGCCTGGAGCATGGAGGTCCACTTCGCCGACGAGACCGAGCGGCGCAACGCCAGGACCGTCGCGCGCCTCACTGGCGTGGAGCTGGTGGACGTCCCCATCCCGGATGCCGTGCTGCCCGACCTGTTCGAGCCCACCGTCATCGCCACGGAGACCCCCATCCTCAACGCGCGGGTCATCGCGAGCTTCGCCTTCTACGCGGCGGCCCGACTGCTGGGCGCCTCCGTGATGCTCAGCGGGGCCGGAGCCGACGAGGTGCTGATGGGGAACCCGAACGCGATGGCCTCCGCGGCGACCCGCATCGAGGAGGACCGGCGGCTCGCGCGGACGGTGCTGCGCGCCCCTGTGGACAACTTGGGGGACACTCGTGACGGGATGCCCTGGTCTCTCGCGGACCTGGAGGTCACCGAGGAGGTCCGCGCCGCCGCCTGGATACTGCGCGAGCTGGTGCTCCCTCCCGAGCTGCGCGGCGCGCGAGCCCACAAGCTCACCGTCCACACGCCCTACCTCGACACGGGCTTCTCGAACGTGGCGCTCGCGCTGCCCGAGTCCTCCCTCTCGCGCGCGGGCGTCGGCAAGTGGCTGTTCCGCCAGGGAGCGCGCGGCCTCGTCCCGGATGAGGTGCGGCTGGCGCGCAAGACGCCACGCTATGGGCACACCGCGCTCTCCAGTCCCATGCGGGCCCGGTGGCTGGAGCTGTACCGCGCCTGGCTCTCGCCTTCCCGCCTGGAGCCGCTGGAGGTCATCGACCCGAAGGCCACGCTGGCGATGCTGGAACACTCCATCCGCATGGAACCCGAGTCACCGGAGGCGAGCGCGGTGGATCGCCTGTTGATGCGGTTGTGCTCCCTCGCCATGCTCCACGCGCACGCGGCGCGAGGCTCCTCATGTCCCGAATCCTGA
- a CDS encoding glycosyltransferase encodes MSRILIGTSPEKGHINPMMGVAQWLRRMGHTVGWLCIPEPSPQLANLGVEVLHLPASAREAPGIETGGEALARLVRDEVALGKWIRGLLIDAVPALLEPVSQVVRSFRPDVMALDGMQYAAVLAAHREQIPWAGVSSALSLLEPMEDYGLRRNVRALAQERAALFAKHGFDARFRNCECLSPRLNTIFATEAFLGPDAGLPPNTSLVGPSIPPEPRGDEVDFPWERLGSKPVVYVSFGSQISWQPALFRTLAEAAAPLGVTLVLSAGELADTEFSRSLPGDVVAVPYTPQRQLLPKASVFVSHGGANSVMEALTAGVPLLLLPVCNDQPIQAHFLRASGAGLTRELDTLTVEDCRDALRQLLEPGTPLRAKLAAISASYRAQDGAKEVAERIVRLVT; translated from the coding sequence ATGTCCCGAATCCTGATTGGCACGTCTCCCGAGAAGGGCCACATCAACCCGATGATGGGCGTCGCGCAGTGGCTGCGCCGCATGGGCCACACCGTGGGCTGGCTCTGCATCCCGGAGCCCTCGCCGCAGCTCGCGAACCTGGGCGTCGAGGTGCTCCACCTGCCCGCGTCCGCACGGGAGGCGCCGGGCATCGAGACCGGAGGCGAGGCCCTGGCGCGGCTGGTGCGCGACGAGGTGGCGCTCGGGAAGTGGATTCGCGGCCTGCTCATCGACGCGGTGCCCGCGCTGCTGGAGCCCGTGAGCCAGGTCGTCCGGAGCTTCCGTCCCGACGTCATGGCACTGGATGGAATGCAGTACGCCGCCGTGCTGGCCGCGCACCGGGAGCAGATTCCGTGGGCGGGGGTGTCCTCCGCGCTCTCGCTGCTGGAGCCGATGGAGGACTACGGCCTGCGCCGCAACGTGCGCGCGCTGGCGCAAGAGCGCGCGGCGTTGTTCGCGAAGCACGGCTTCGACGCGCGCTTCCGCAACTGCGAGTGCCTCTCTCCGCGCCTCAACACGATTTTCGCCACCGAGGCCTTCCTCGGCCCCGACGCGGGCCTGCCTCCCAACACGTCGCTGGTCGGCCCCTCCATTCCACCGGAGCCCCGAGGCGACGAGGTGGACTTCCCCTGGGAGCGGCTGGGCTCGAAGCCCGTGGTGTATGTGTCCTTCGGCAGCCAGATTTCATGGCAGCCCGCGCTGTTCCGCACCCTCGCGGAGGCCGCCGCGCCGCTGGGCGTCACACTGGTCCTCAGCGCGGGAGAGCTGGCCGACACGGAGTTCTCGCGCTCGCTGCCCGGCGACGTGGTGGCCGTCCCCTACACCCCGCAGCGCCAGCTCCTCCCGAAGGCCTCCGTCTTCGTCTCGCACGGAGGAGCCAACTCGGTGATGGAGGCGCTGACGGCGGGTGTCCCGCTCCTGCTGCTGCCCGTCTGCAATGACCAACCCATCCAGGCGCACTTCCTCCGGGCCTCGGGCGCGGGACTCACGCGGGAGCTCGACACGTTGACGGTGGAGGACTGCCGGGACGCGCTTCGCCAGCTCCTGGAGCCGGGCACGCCGCTGCGCGCGAAGCTCGCCGCCATCTCCGCGTCGTACCGCGCCCAGGACGGCGCGAAGGAAGTCGCCGAGCGCATCGTCCGGCTCGTCACATGA
- a CDS encoding ROK family protein, whose protein sequence is MSHRPRRYRAPGVTPLEVWNLPVLGRELWELLSAPRVEADRRAGVPEAQLAPRLMPGLLAAVESLVHRHTVDAVWLTGGLLCLEGFKPALEAAAQGLRCPIHLAEAPRFAPVLAGLRLLSASATSPLSLDVGQTSVKCVSQQAPPRVFERDVTALPRLFIGMPRPADGHHIPAAVHFIAGALRSFARDTGASTPDGLCLALPCPLDDALLPGGCTYGWEGHASLVDDLLEHADLPGSGEVLVLNDAELSAEAARGEPRLASHARILCLTLGFGPGGALLERGVSRS, encoded by the coding sequence ATGAGCCACCGTCCGCGCCGCTACCGGGCCCCGGGCGTGACACCGCTGGAGGTCTGGAACCTCCCGGTGCTCGGGCGCGAGCTGTGGGAGCTCTTGAGCGCCCCTCGCGTGGAGGCGGACCGGCGCGCGGGCGTCCCCGAAGCACAGCTCGCACCACGCCTGATGCCCGGCCTCCTCGCCGCCGTGGAGTCGCTGGTCCATCGCCACACCGTGGATGCGGTGTGGCTCACGGGGGGCTTGCTGTGCCTGGAAGGCTTCAAGCCCGCGCTCGAAGCGGCGGCCCAGGGACTTCGCTGCCCCATCCATCTCGCGGAGGCGCCACGCTTCGCGCCAGTGCTCGCGGGGCTCCGACTGCTCTCCGCCTCCGCCACGAGCCCGCTCTCGCTCGATGTCGGGCAGACGAGCGTCAAGTGCGTGAGCCAGCAAGCGCCGCCGCGAGTCTTCGAGCGGGATGTCACCGCGCTCCCGCGCCTCTTCATCGGCATGCCTCGGCCAGCGGATGGGCATCACATCCCAGCGGCCGTCCACTTCATCGCGGGGGCGCTGCGGAGCTTCGCGCGAGACACGGGCGCCTCCACACCCGACGGCCTGTGCCTGGCGCTTCCCTGCCCCCTGGATGATGCGCTCCTCCCGGGAGGCTGCACCTACGGCTGGGAAGGACACGCGTCCCTCGTGGACGACCTCCTCGAGCACGCCGACCTTCCAGGGAGCGGCGAGGTGCTCGTGCTCAACGACGCGGAGCTCTCCGCGGAAGCCGCGCGCGGTGAGCCGCGACTCGCGAGCCATGCACGCATCCTGTGCCTCACCCTGGGCTTCGGCCCTGGCGGGGCGCTCCTCGAGCGAGGCGTCTCCCGGAGCTGA
- a CDS encoding S1C family serine protease, with protein sequence MSTDLLPALSQSLASLVERTSPSVVRVDARRRRGATGLVWSADGLILTTSHAVENEGHLQVGLSDGRTVSAELIGRDASTDIALLKVDAPGLVPLPQASLDGVKVGHLVVTVARPGRTARATLGMVSTHGEGWRTHAGGRVDRYLETDADLPPGFSGGALVDAEGRLVGLLTAAFSRTAAVVIPHDTLTRVTASLREHGGIRRGYLGVGAYPVKLPQHQWAAAGAEAGLIFVSVDPDGPAQRAGLLLGDVLVSLGGQSLEGVEDLLGYLGDEKVGTTVQARVLRAGEVREVSVTVGKRS encoded by the coding sequence ATGTCCACCGACCTTCTCCCCGCCCTCTCGCAGTCTCTCGCCTCCCTGGTGGAGCGCACCTCACCGAGTGTCGTCCGCGTCGATGCCCGTCGCCGTCGCGGTGCCACCGGGCTCGTCTGGAGTGCTGACGGCCTCATCCTCACCACCAGCCACGCCGTGGAGAATGAAGGCCACCTGCAGGTGGGCCTGTCCGACGGCCGCACCGTGTCCGCCGAGCTCATCGGCCGCGACGCCAGCACCGACATCGCCCTGCTCAAGGTCGACGCTCCCGGCCTCGTCCCGCTGCCGCAAGCCTCGCTCGATGGCGTGAAGGTGGGGCATCTCGTCGTCACGGTGGCACGGCCGGGGCGCACCGCTCGCGCGACGCTTGGTATGGTGAGCACCCATGGCGAGGGCTGGCGCACCCACGCGGGAGGACGCGTGGACCGGTATCTCGAAACAGACGCGGACCTGCCCCCGGGCTTCTCCGGCGGCGCGCTGGTGGACGCGGAAGGCCGGCTGGTGGGCCTGCTCACCGCGGCCTTCTCTCGCACCGCGGCCGTGGTCATCCCGCATGACACGCTGACGCGCGTCACGGCCTCGCTGCGTGAGCACGGAGGCATCCGCCGGGGCTACCTGGGCGTGGGCGCCTATCCCGTGAAGCTGCCCCAGCACCAGTGGGCGGCGGCCGGAGCGGAAGCGGGGCTCATCTTCGTCTCCGTGGACCCGGACGGCCCCGCGCAACGGGCCGGGCTGCTGCTCGGTGACGTGCTGGTGAGCCTGGGTGGCCAGTCGCTGGAGGGCGTGGAGGACCTGCTCGGATATCTCGGTGACGAGAAGGTGGGCACCACCGTCCAGGCCCGCGTGCTGCGCGCCGGCGAGGTGCGCGAGGTCTCCGTCACCGTGGGCAAGCGTTCGTGA
- a CDS encoding S1C family serine protease, whose amino-acid sequence MKLLQQFSDDLETLVARAAPAVVGVEHARGHGTGLFLTPDGYVLTNRHVVMRGSRKLTVQLSNGEELRGSLVGGDAPTDLAVVRAEGTNFPTLPLAAPETVRVGQLVMAIGNPFRLEQSVALGVVSAVNRSVTLPDGVILEGMLQTDAAINPGNSGGPLINTRGEVVGLNTLVLPYAQGIGFAVSATTAAWVASLLIQRGKVERRFLGIAAVAVNLDTEQAREAGQPRAVRVIRVQSGTPADDAGLQPEDLLLAINRRPVGSVDDLQRLMALATDEEVSLDVMRKSRRKQVSARTRPRNEPVAA is encoded by the coding sequence ATGAAGCTGCTGCAACAGTTCTCGGACGACCTGGAGACCCTCGTCGCACGCGCCGCGCCCGCGGTGGTGGGCGTGGAGCACGCGCGAGGCCACGGCACCGGCCTCTTCCTCACCCCGGACGGCTACGTCCTCACCAATCGCCACGTCGTGATGCGCGGCTCGCGCAAGCTGACGGTGCAGTTGTCCAACGGAGAAGAGCTTCGCGGCTCGCTGGTCGGCGGCGATGCACCCACGGACCTCGCGGTGGTGCGCGCGGAGGGGACGAACTTCCCCACGCTTCCGCTGGCGGCGCCGGAGACGGTGCGAGTGGGCCAACTCGTCATGGCCATCGGCAATCCCTTCCGGCTGGAGCAGTCGGTGGCGCTGGGCGTGGTGAGCGCGGTCAACCGCAGCGTCACGCTGCCCGACGGCGTCATCCTGGAGGGCATGCTCCAGACGGACGCGGCCATCAACCCGGGCAACTCCGGGGGGCCGCTCATCAACACGCGCGGCGAGGTGGTGGGGCTCAACACGCTGGTGCTGCCGTATGCACAGGGCATCGGCTTCGCGGTGAGCGCCACCACGGCGGCGTGGGTGGCCAGCCTGCTCATCCAGCGCGGGAAGGTGGAGCGCAGGTTCCTCGGCATCGCGGCGGTGGCGGTGAACCTGGACACCGAGCAAGCACGCGAGGCGGGTCAGCCGCGAGCGGTGCGGGTCATCCGCGTGCAGAGCGGCACTCCCGCGGACGACGCGGGGCTCCAGCCGGAGGACCTGCTCCTGGCCATCAACCGTCGCCCGGTGGGCAGTGTGGATGACCTCCAGCGCCTGATGGCCCTGGCCACGGACGAAGAGGTGTCGCTGGACGTGATGCGCAAGAGCCGCCGCAAGCAGGTCTCCGCGCGCACCCGCCCACGAAACGAGCCCGTCGCGGCATGA
- a CDS encoding type II secretion system protein GspG — MNATPARRPLVPVLKKVLMALFVITPPLFLLGLGFVPCIDVTRADVARLDLQNLRGALRLYQERTGQLPTSEEGIRHLVEQGALEDQPRDPWGQDYRYSLRDGTLELRSQGADGLPGGDGDDEDIVLRCDVAPVTQALLRCEPNPPARGGPP; from the coding sequence ATGAACGCGACTCCCGCGCGAAGGCCGTTGGTCCCAGTGCTCAAGAAAGTCCTGATGGCGCTGTTCGTCATCACCCCGCCCCTGTTCCTGCTCGGGCTCGGCTTCGTGCCTTGCATCGATGTGACGAGGGCAGACGTCGCCCGCCTCGACCTTCAGAACCTCCGAGGTGCCCTGCGGCTGTATCAGGAGCGCACGGGACAACTCCCCACGAGCGAGGAGGGAATCAGGCACCTCGTCGAACAGGGAGCCCTGGAGGACCAGCCTCGGGACCCGTGGGGGCAGGACTACCGGTACTCACTCCGAGACGGGACGCTGGAGTTGCGCTCCCAGGGAGCGGACGGCCTTCCGGGAGGGGACGGGGACGACGAGGACATCGTCCTCCGATGTGACGTCGCCCCTGTCACCCAGGCCCTGCTCAGATGCGAGCCGAATCCTCCTGCCCGGGGCGGTCCTCCATGA
- a CDS encoding ubiquitin carboxyl-terminal hydrolase 14: MATECKHIEQAGNPEPRTNGCEECLKMGAQWVHLRRCLECGHVGCCDSSPNKHATKHFHQTKHPVVQSFEPGETWVWCFEDRIFMEDRPGQEDSARI, encoded by the coding sequence ATGGCGACCGAGTGCAAGCACATCGAGCAGGCGGGGAACCCCGAGCCACGCACCAACGGCTGTGAGGAGTGTCTGAAGATGGGCGCGCAGTGGGTCCACCTCCGGCGCTGTCTCGAGTGTGGCCACGTCGGGTGCTGTGACTCGTCCCCCAACAAGCACGCCACCAAGCACTTCCACCAGACCAAGCACCCCGTCGTTCAGTCCTTCGAGCCGGGGGAGACGTGGGTGTGGTGCTTCGAGGACCGCATCTTCATGGAGGACCGCCCCGGGCAGGAGGATTCGGCTCGCATCTGA
- a CDS encoding MFS transporter, with translation MPSDTSTGDTFVSYASPRGRGVLLASVLGSGMAFLDSTAVNVALPALGRELHTGLAGLQWAVDAYLLTLGSLVLTGGALGDAWGQRRVFLLGMVAFTVLSVLCGLAPNAWTLALFRAGQGMGAALLVPASLALLRTSFPEADRQRAVAAWAGLSGVTTALGPLLGGWLVDVGSWRWVFFLNVPMAVLAGWAALRHVPDDRPTGDSRRLDVAGSVTAALGLGGVIYALIEGPARGWTTASILAAVGGSVLLAAFLVIEAQARNPMLPLGLFRSRTFSGANLTTLAVYFALGGVSFLLILALQQQLGYSALAAGASLLPITLLLLVLSPLVGRLAGRIGARPLMTLGPLLAGVGMALLTRLHKDGSYAGTVLPGVLVLGLGLSLTVGPLTAVVLGAVEDRHAGIASGVNNAVARIAGLLAVALLPLLGGLSNKTGEAFLTGTREALWVSAGLCVLGALCSYMLLPKNVGRVEQGPTQRAGPPRVKRPAHA, from the coding sequence ATGCCTTCCGACACTTCCACGGGCGACACCTTCGTCTCCTACGCCAGCCCTCGCGGGCGAGGCGTCCTGCTGGCGAGCGTGCTCGGCAGCGGCATGGCCTTCCTGGACTCGACGGCGGTGAACGTGGCGCTGCCCGCGCTGGGCCGAGAGCTCCACACGGGCCTGGCCGGACTCCAGTGGGCCGTGGATGCGTACCTGCTGACGCTCGGCTCGCTGGTGCTGACGGGTGGAGCGCTGGGCGATGCCTGGGGGCAGCGGCGTGTCTTCCTGCTGGGCATGGTGGCCTTCACCGTCCTGTCCGTGTTGTGTGGCCTGGCGCCGAACGCCTGGACGCTCGCCCTCTTCCGCGCGGGACAAGGGATGGGGGCGGCGCTGCTGGTGCCCGCGAGCCTCGCGCTCTTGCGCACGTCCTTCCCGGAAGCGGACCGGCAGCGCGCGGTGGCGGCGTGGGCGGGACTCTCGGGTGTCACCACGGCGCTGGGGCCGCTGCTGGGCGGCTGGCTGGTGGACGTGGGCTCGTGGCGGTGGGTGTTCTTCCTCAACGTGCCCATGGCCGTGCTCGCGGGCTGGGCGGCGCTGAGACATGTCCCGGATGACCGGCCCACGGGGGACTCGCGCAGGCTGGACGTGGCGGGCTCGGTGACGGCGGCGCTCGGGTTGGGCGGTGTCATCTACGCGCTCATCGAAGGTCCCGCGCGGGGGTGGACGACGGCGTCCATCCTCGCGGCGGTGGGGGGCTCGGTGTTGCTGGCGGCGTTCCTCGTCATCGAGGCACAGGCTCGCAATCCCATGCTCCCGCTCGGATTGTTCCGCTCGCGGACCTTCTCGGGCGCGAACCTCACGACGCTCGCGGTGTACTTCGCGCTGGGCGGCGTGAGCTTCCTGCTCATCCTCGCGTTGCAGCAACAACTGGGCTACTCCGCGCTCGCGGCGGGGGCATCCCTGTTGCCCATCACGCTGCTGTTGCTGGTGCTCTCGCCGCTGGTGGGGAGGCTCGCGGGGCGCATCGGCGCGAGGCCGCTGATGACGCTGGGGCCGCTGCTCGCGGGCGTGGGCATGGCGCTGCTCACGAGGCTGCACAAGGACGGGAGCTACGCGGGCACGGTGCTGCCGGGGGTCCTGGTGCTCGGGCTGGGCTTGAGCCTCACGGTGGGGCCGCTGACGGCGGTGGTGCTGGGCGCGGTGGAGGACCGGCACGCGGGCATCGCCTCGGGAGTGAACAACGCGGTGGCGCGCATCGCGGGGCTCCTGGCGGTGGCGCTGTTGCCGCTCCTGGGAGGGCTCTCGAACAAGACAGGCGAGGCGTTCCTCACGGGGACACGCGAGGCCCTGTGGGTGTCCGCGGGCCTCTGCGTGTTGGGAGCGCTGTGCTCGTACATGCTGCTGCCCAAGAACGTGGGGCGAGTGGAGCAAGGCCCCACGCAACGGGCGGGGCCGCCTCGGGTGAAGCGGCCCGCGCACGCGTGA